In Thermanaeromonas sp. C210, the following proteins share a genomic window:
- a CDS encoding HEPN domain-containing protein yields the protein MKRNRKDKSWQVWLERARSNLARARMGRQSPDILYEDLCFDAQQAAEKALKGLLLYLNLDYPRTHSIGHLLSLLERRGKIAVPPLIREAVTLTDYAVTTRYPGDWDPVDEQEYLEAVRLAEATYNWVLQEIEKRG from the coding sequence ATGAAAAGAAACCGGAAGGATAAATCCTGGCAGGTATGGCTGGAGCGGGCCCGCAGTAACCTGGCCCGGGCCCGGATGGGGCGCCAGTCCCCGGACATCCTCTACGAGGACCTTTGTTTCGACGCCCAGCAGGCCGCCGAGAAGGCCCTTAAAGGCTTGCTCCTCTACCTTAACCTCGACTACCCCCGCACCCACTCCATCGGCCACCTTTTGAGCCTCCTCGAGCGCCGGGGCAAGATTGCCGTGCCACCCCTTATCAGGGAAGCCGTCACCCTTACCGACTACGCCGTCACCACCCGCTATCCCGGCGACTGGGATCCCGTGGACGAACAGGAATACCTGGAGGCCGTGCGCCTGGCGGAGGCCACTTATAACTGGGTTTTGCAGGAGATCGAAAAAAGGGGCTAA
- a CDS encoding zf-HC2 domain-containing protein — MNCAEAREAFSLHLDKLLGPPEEGELAGHLEVCPRCRKELAALEVALKGLRTLPGMSPAAPQGLAREVMARVEALEGRRARLSAWKRWAASAAAAVLLAAGSLAYAARDAGPGGRLTALELDPAPEQVLPAPPGSGEDRQAFSGVPEGESYTGEGQASPVEPVAGGGGNGEGAPPGPSAGSGVQAPANGVRGETPPPGESESSASSPSRSTPAPIKAASREPLRPVAFMNKERQIQSTFLKVAAGNLDRALKEAAATGTEFNVSSQIIAVQNTGGEQRAAVRFTVAPGKAPALVAGLSRLGTVLEERQETEDVTARFAAILEQYRETVERANAARDEEERQRLLSQAEFLEKQLAAWDKEAGQHVVVLWLEKR; from the coding sequence ATGAACTGCGCAGAAGCAAGGGAGGCCTTCTCCCTACATCTCGATAAGCTTCTGGGCCCTCCGGAAGAAGGGGAGCTGGCGGGCCACCTTGAGGTCTGCCCCCGATGCCGGAAAGAGCTGGCGGCCCTGGAGGTGGCCCTGAAGGGCCTGCGAACCCTGCCCGGGATGAGCCCGGCCGCGCCCCAGGGGCTAGCGCGGGAGGTAATGGCCCGGGTGGAGGCCCTAGAGGGGCGCAGGGCAAGGCTTAGCGCCTGGAAGCGCTGGGCGGCGTCCGCGGCTGCCGCCGTCCTCCTGGCGGCAGGGTCCCTGGCCTACGCGGCCCGAGATGCGGGGCCCGGCGGGCGGCTGACCGCCCTGGAGCTCGATCCTGCGCCGGAGCAGGTGCTCCCCGCGCCGCCGGGTTCAGGCGAGGACCGGCAGGCCTTTAGCGGCGTTCCGGAAGGTGAAAGCTATACCGGGGAAGGGCAAGCCTCACCCGTTGAGCCCGTCGCCGGGGGCGGGGGGAACGGGGAAGGTGCCCCGCCCGGCCCCAGTGCAGGGAGCGGCGTCCAGGCCCCTGCGAACGGGGTCCGGGGAGAAACCCCTCCCCCGGGGGAGAGTGAAAGTAGCGCTTCTTCCCCCTCCCGGTCTACGCCGGCCCCCATTAAGGCGGCCTCCAGGGAGCCTCTGCGCCCCGTGGCCTTCATGAATAAGGAGCGGCAGATCCAGAGCACCTTCCTCAAGGTGGCCGCCGGGAACCTGGACCGTGCGTTGAAGGAGGCTGCGGCCACCGGAACGGAGTTCAATGTCTCCTCCCAGATCATAGCGGTGCAGAACACGGGGGGAGAACAGCGGGCGGCGGTGAGGTTCACCGTGGCGCCCGGTAAGGCCCCTGCCCTGGTGGCCGGGCTGTCCCGGCTAGGCACGGTGCTGGAGGAGCGGCAGGAGACGGAGGACGTAACGGCCCGCTTCGCCGCGATCCTGGAGCAGTACCGGGAGACGGTGGAGAGGGCCAACGCAGCCCGGGACGAGGAGGAGCGGCAGCGGCTCCTGTCCCAGGCCGAGTTCCTGGAGAAGCAGCTTGCCGCCTGGGATAAGGAGGCAGGCCAGCACGTCGTGGTCCTGTGGCTGGAGAAGAGGTAG
- a CDS encoding sigma-70 family RNA polymerase sigma factor: MNLGDKKREFEKLVIAYQDRVYALSYQLTGNHADAQDLAQEVFVRAYLNLEKFRYEADPGTWLHRITVNVYLNSRRRSKKDNIAYSLDEPLETEEGEVTRELAAAGGDPQELLDEKERRRCLRQALEELSPEYRAVLVLREFQGLSYEEIAHALGCSLGTVKSRLNRARLALKEKVASLERKGPIPAPQGAARSVPVGKPREGCTRP; encoded by the coding sequence TTGAACCTTGGTGACAAAAAGAGGGAGTTTGAGAAGCTGGTTATAGCCTATCAGGACAGGGTGTACGCCCTGAGCTACCAGTTGACGGGAAATCATGCCGACGCCCAGGACCTGGCCCAGGAGGTCTTCGTGAGAGCCTACCTCAACCTGGAGAAGTTCCGCTATGAGGCGGACCCCGGTACGTGGCTCCACCGGATCACGGTGAACGTGTACCTCAATTCCCGGCGCAGGAGCAAGAAGGACAACATCGCCTATTCCCTGGACGAACCCCTGGAGACCGAGGAAGGGGAAGTGACCCGGGAGCTGGCGGCGGCAGGCGGGGACCCCCAGGAGCTCCTGGACGAGAAGGAGCGCCGGCGCTGTCTGCGGCAGGCCCTGGAGGAGCTCTCCCCTGAATACCGCGCCGTCCTGGTCCTCCGGGAGTTCCAGGGGTTGAGCTACGAGGAGATAGCCCATGCCCTGGGCTGCTCCCTGGGTACGGTGAAGTCGCGGCTCAACCGCGCCAGGCTGGCCCTGAAGGAAAAGGTGGCGTCCCTGGAAAGGAAGGGGCCGATTCCGGCACCCCAGGGCGCCGCCCGGAGTGTGCCTGTGGGGAAGCCCCGGGAGGGTTGCACCCGCCCGTAA
- a CDS encoding copper amine oxidase N-terminal domain-containing protein, which translates to MRKVRRKWLSILLTLAMLVGLVVPLAAPAAAAVDYADVVGTYKYVDNDAEDQPAGSVTIKATSDFTRPEDSASQYVYNNTDTVYATLTLPAGVTFSLVDEVYVNGTEVGSAEEVLYASDDEITLELSKEQFIVGVTISNIILDVDADVTGSINVDVTVWGTNTEDSETTFDYSESVTIAKVRSGAVSVTVDDPELITVGSSRAGAKVTIKELSPGALDEGKAIKLTIKKSGVKWDNSKMDSNAVKVTGVLADSPVVDDKGKNLIISISKASTTVAGRIEITPYFKVDPTATEGDVVVELSGNVLDTQSLVLATIGEGEVVIDVEDNDGTIYQGLSASLDTEITLDVKGSFEFGEDDYITMTLPEGFKWVKDEPMTVEDKDGSPDVDVDYYNSDRTAWFMFPRGGASGDVTISGLKIIAKGNAPVGDVYVTFGGDVEGKVKIAECKAPITVSAEKATLVPGVADQEAGDIYIKEVADGALDPQEYNDGNAIAITLKAPLGIDFSAAKVEVDDGDITVPENVYREDNTLTFYVTRESSVASTIKISDIKYDVSATAATGDVEVKVYVNDLDNYVTKVANATVVSPSARTAVFTLGSNVYTVNGVEYTMDVAAYVKNGRTYLPVRYVAYALGVDPNNVLWNEATKTVTLLKGMNAVQFTIGSKELKLNGISVSMDAAPEVQSGRTMLPFRFIAQAFGASVSYDEATKTVTMNLE; encoded by the coding sequence TTGAGGAAAGTACGCAGGAAATGGCTTTCCATCCTGCTGACGCTGGCCATGCTGGTGGGCCTGGTGGTGCCCCTGGCCGCACCGGCGGCGGCGGCGGTAGATTACGCGGACGTTGTGGGGACCTACAAGTATGTGGACAACGATGCTGAAGATCAGCCCGCCGGTTCGGTGACGATCAAGGCGACTAGTGATTTTACCCGACCGGAGGACAGCGCCAGCCAGTATGTATACAATAATACTGACACGGTATACGCAACACTCACCCTTCCCGCCGGCGTAACGTTCTCGCTAGTTGATGAAGTGTATGTGAACGGCACGGAAGTTGGAAGTGCGGAAGAAGTATTGTATGCCTCCGATGATGAAATAACTCTTGAGCTGAGCAAAGAGCAGTTTATCGTCGGCGTAACTATTTCTAACATCATCCTCGATGTGGATGCCGACGTTACCGGTAGTATTAATGTAGACGTGACAGTTTGGGGGACCAACACCGAGGACAGTGAAACCACCTTTGATTACTCCGAAAGCGTGACCATTGCGAAGGTCCGCAGCGGGGCAGTTTCGGTGACGGTCGACGACCCCGAGCTCATAACGGTAGGCAGCAGTAGAGCCGGTGCGAAGGTCACCATTAAGGAGCTCAGCCCGGGCGCCCTCGACGAGGGGAAGGCCATTAAACTTACGATAAAGAAGTCCGGCGTGAAGTGGGACAATAGTAAGATGGACTCGAATGCGGTGAAGGTGACGGGGGTCCTCGCTGACAGTCCCGTCGTTGATGACAAAGGCAAGAACCTGATCATATCCATTAGCAAGGCTTCCACCACCGTAGCGGGCAGGATTGAGATCACGCCATACTTTAAGGTTGATCCCACTGCCACGGAGGGTGACGTGGTGGTGGAACTGAGCGGCAACGTCCTCGACACCCAAAGCCTTGTGCTTGCCACCATCGGAGAGGGCGAAGTAGTGATCGACGTTGAGGACAACGATGGGACCATCTATCAGGGCCTGTCCGCTAGCCTTGACACGGAGATAACGCTCGATGTCAAAGGGTCCTTCGAATTCGGCGAGGATGACTACATCACAATGACGCTGCCCGAAGGATTCAAATGGGTGAAAGATGAACCCATGACGGTTGAAGATAAGGATGGCAGTCCCGACGTAGACGTCGACTACTACAACAGCGACCGCACCGCTTGGTTTATGTTCCCGAGGGGCGGGGCTAGCGGCGACGTTACCATCAGCGGCCTTAAGATTATCGCGAAGGGCAACGCCCCCGTGGGCGACGTCTATGTCACTTTTGGTGGCGACGTTGAGGGCAAGGTCAAGATCGCCGAGTGCAAGGCACCCATTACTGTGAGCGCCGAGAAGGCAACCCTTGTGCCCGGGGTGGCCGACCAGGAAGCTGGCGACATCTACATCAAGGAAGTAGCGGATGGAGCACTAGACCCGCAGGAGTACAACGATGGCAATGCTATTGCGATCACGCTGAAGGCGCCGCTCGGCATTGACTTCAGCGCGGCCAAAGTCGAGGTAGACGACGGCGACATAACTGTGCCCGAGAACGTGTACCGCGAAGATAACACCTTGACGTTCTATGTCACCCGCGAGAGCTCCGTTGCGAGCACCATTAAGATCTCGGACATCAAGTACGATGTGAGCGCGACGGCCGCGACGGGAGACGTTGAGGTCAAGGTATACGTGAACGACCTCGACAACTATGTCACCAAAGTGGCAAATGCCACTGTGGTCTCCCCGAGCGCCCGGACTGCCGTCTTCACCTTGGGCAGCAACGTCTACACGGTGAACGGCGTGGAGTACACCATGGACGTGGCCGCATACGTGAAGAACGGCCGGACCTACCTGCCCGTCCGCTACGTGGCCTACGCCCTGGGTGTTGACCCCAACAACGTGCTATGGAACGAAGCCACCAAGACTGTGACCCTGCTCAAGGGCATGAACGCCGTCCAGTTCACCATCGGCAGCAAGGAGCTGAAGCTTAACGGCATCAGCGTCAGCATGGACGCGGCTCCTGAAGTCCAGAGCGGCCGGACCATGCTGCCCTTCCGGTTCATCGCCCAGGCCTTCGGTGCCAGCGTCAGCTATGACGAGGCCACCAAGACCGTAACGATGAACCTCGAATAG
- a CDS encoding TolC family protein has protein sequence MVRTGRAAPPAGLTVVVSTLIVAVILLTLGLAGTAYASQEGPGVVTLEDAVSMALATSDDLQMAKDNLELKKKAMDETWDQYNAFLRATHIPGTDMYAAVAAGQDPTGAVYKSLYDYRAAQKDYEVEVASVVAVVYQKYSAVVTARGQVEAAALNVAAKERELAEAEAKFKYGIESRINLMNRRNSLAAARSELAQAQDKLDKAYADLAELLGLPKGSRPELVSTVDFVPLEVQDVDREIEAVIEASPQVWKAEETVKLQKNIYGMYNSYDVDMINLRMAERAVDMTREQLYLALLQAYNNVKALEENYRALEESLAAAREGLRVARLKYDLGMTTQAEVLSMESTVASLEAQLEGLRWQHAMAVKAFYEPWAWSGSSGAL, from the coding sequence ATGGTGAGGACGGGTCGTGCGGCCCCGCCGGCGGGGCTGACTGTTGTGGTCTCAACCTTGATCGTCGCGGTGATCCTTCTGACCCTTGGCCTTGCGGGGACGGCCTACGCTTCCCAGGAAGGCCCCGGCGTGGTGACCCTGGAGGACGCGGTTAGCATGGCCCTTGCGACCAGCGATGACCTGCAGATGGCGAAGGATAATCTGGAGCTAAAGAAGAAGGCCATGGATGAAACGTGGGACCAATATAACGCTTTCCTTAGGGCGACGCATATACCCGGTACCGATATGTATGCTGCCGTCGCGGCCGGCCAGGACCCGACGGGGGCCGTGTACAAGAGCCTTTACGACTACCGGGCGGCCCAGAAGGACTACGAGGTTGAGGTGGCTTCGGTTGTGGCCGTGGTCTACCAGAAATACTCGGCCGTGGTGACCGCCCGGGGGCAGGTGGAGGCTGCCGCTTTGAACGTGGCGGCCAAAGAGAGGGAGCTGGCCGAGGCCGAGGCCAAGTTCAAATACGGGATCGAGAGCCGCATCAACCTCATGAACAGGCGGAACAGCCTCGCGGCGGCCCGGTCGGAGCTCGCCCAGGCGCAGGATAAGCTGGATAAGGCTTATGCGGACCTGGCGGAGCTGCTGGGCCTGCCGAAGGGATCGAGGCCGGAGCTGGTCAGCACCGTGGACTTTGTGCCCCTGGAAGTACAGGACGTGGACCGGGAGATCGAGGCCGTCATCGAGGCCAGCCCCCAGGTGTGGAAGGCCGAGGAGACGGTGAAGCTGCAGAAAAACATCTACGGCATGTACAACTCCTACGACGTGGATATGATTAACCTGAGGATGGCGGAGAGGGCCGTCGATATGACCAGGGAACAGCTATACCTTGCCCTCCTGCAGGCCTACAACAATGTGAAGGCCCTGGAGGAGAACTACCGGGCTCTGGAGGAATCCCTGGCCGCGGCCCGGGAGGGTCTGCGGGTGGCCAGGCTTAAGTACGACCTGGGCATGACCACCCAGGCCGAGGTGCTGTCCATGGAGAGCACCGTGGCTTCCCTGGAGGCCCAGCTTGAGGGCCTTAGGTGGCAGCACGCCATGGCCGTGAAGGCCTTCTACGAGCCCTGGGCCTGGAGCGGGAGCAGCGGTGCGCTTTAG
- a CDS encoding MurR/RpiR family transcriptional regulator, with protein sequence MNRTVARRLALLLEELPPAERAVAEVILREAGDSARLSISEVALHAGTSKTTVLRLCRRLGFESFKDFRLALAREAGSQRESLDLSLITPEDDGPTLVAKVRKLHTEAIHTALANVDPAELERVAEVLLEARSIRLFACGGAAVTAMDAHHKLLRLGLNTYLSLDQREQKMLAGVSRPGDVVWAFSFSGATSSLVEALRIARAAGATVVSLTNNRDSPIAGLSDFKLFGVTNYLSHLTGTLEFRLSQLSILDSLFLVMIKLGLPEVSRHLQRTQEIIEADLWKKNKRSVLKENPEEEEQRHGANC encoded by the coding sequence ATGAACCGAACTGTTGCGCGAAGGCTGGCCCTCCTCCTGGAGGAGCTGCCGCCGGCGGAGAGGGCCGTGGCAGAGGTCATCCTCCGGGAGGCAGGGGACAGCGCCCGCCTCTCCATTTCCGAGGTGGCTCTGCACGCCGGTACAAGTAAGACGACCGTCCTTAGACTGTGTCGTCGGCTGGGCTTCGAGAGCTTCAAGGATTTTCGCCTGGCCCTGGCGCGCGAGGCCGGGAGCCAGCGGGAGAGCCTGGACCTGTCCCTCATCACCCCGGAGGACGACGGGCCTACCCTGGTGGCTAAGGTGCGGAAGCTCCACACCGAGGCCATCCACACCGCCCTGGCCAACGTGGACCCCGCGGAGCTGGAGCGGGTGGCTGAGGTGCTGCTGGAGGCCAGGAGCATCAGGCTGTTCGCCTGCGGGGGCGCGGCGGTGACGGCCATGGATGCCCACCACAAGCTCCTCCGCCTGGGACTTAACACCTACCTGTCCCTGGACCAGCGGGAGCAGAAAATGCTGGCCGGGGTGTCCCGGCCGGGGGATGTGGTGTGGGCCTTCTCCTTCTCCGGGGCCACCTCCAGCCTGGTGGAAGCCCTGCGGATAGCCCGGGCCGCCGGTGCCACGGTGGTGTCCCTCACCAACAACCGGGATTCTCCCATAGCCGGGCTGAGCGACTTCAAGCTCTTCGGGGTGACCAATTACCTGTCCCACCTCACGGGAACCCTGGAGTTCCGCCTCTCGCAGCTTAGCATCCTGGATAGCCTGTTCCTGGTGATGATTAAGCTCGGCCTGCCGGAGGTTTCCCGGCACCTCCAGCGGACCCAGGAGATCATAGAGGCCGACCTGTGGAAGAAAAATAAACGTTCCGTACTCAAAGAAAATCCCGAAGAGGAGGAACAAAGGCATGGGGCAAACTGTTGA
- a CDS encoding TIGR04076 family protein, whose product MGQTVEVTVVSVEGECSAGLKPGYSFKVQATSCLKLEGAEGVCLELLHNAFPAIMAMAFGNLPFEKEGQALVACPDPVSRVVVRLTRKGGMCRE is encoded by the coding sequence ATGGGGCAAACTGTTGAGGTTACCGTAGTTTCTGTGGAAGGCGAGTGCAGCGCGGGCTTGAAGCCCGGGTACTCTTTCAAGGTCCAGGCGACGAGCTGCCTTAAGCTTGAGGGGGCCGAGGGGGTCTGCCTGGAACTCCTGCACAACGCCTTCCCCGCCATCATGGCCATGGCCTTCGGCAACCTCCCCTTTGAGAAGGAGGGGCAGGCCCTGGTGGCCTGTCCCGATCCCGTGAGCAGGGTGGTAGTTCGCCTGACACGGAAGGGGGGGATGTGCCGGGAGTAA
- a CDS encoding BMP family protein, which produces MKTALKLFAVAVLGLFLLGCGGGSKEQPSQGNQGQQQEEKLRVAMVLTGPINDAGWNESAYKGLKEAEQKLDIETAYTENVPQPDYETVIRDYADKGYDLIIAHGFEFTDAVKAVAPSFPDTIFAVVNGQDFQEPNMASYRFNTPETGFLAGAVAGLITKTNVVGMIGGMKFPHIVDSLKGFEAGAKYVNPNVKVLTGYTESWTDIPKGKEMALAMIEQGADVVTCNANQVGLGVIDAAKQKNIKAIGYVDDQYNVAPETVVVSAIQSVQDMMLYIIDQVMKGDFKPGLYLLGSKEGAIRLSSFHGHEKDLPEGAMKKIEEVVAAIKDGSLKAQGILPKSSFEQ; this is translated from the coding sequence ATGAAGACCGCGCTCAAGCTGTTTGCCGTCGCCGTCCTGGGCCTTTTCCTCCTGGGCTGCGGCGGGGGGTCAAAGGAGCAGCCCTCCCAGGGGAACCAAGGCCAGCAGCAGGAGGAAAAGCTCCGGGTGGCCATGGTTCTTACGGGACCCATCAACGACGCCGGGTGGAACGAGTCCGCCTATAAGGGGCTGAAAGAGGCCGAGCAGAAACTGGACATAGAGACGGCCTATACGGAAAACGTCCCGCAGCCTGACTATGAAACCGTGATCAGGGACTATGCCGACAAGGGCTACGACCTGATCATCGCCCACGGCTTTGAGTTCACCGATGCCGTTAAGGCCGTGGCGCCGTCCTTCCCCGACACCATTTTCGCGGTGGTTAACGGCCAGGACTTCCAGGAGCCCAATATGGCCTCCTACCGTTTCAACACGCCGGAAACGGGCTTCCTGGCCGGGGCGGTGGCCGGCCTGATAACTAAGACCAACGTGGTGGGCATGATCGGCGGTATGAAGTTCCCCCATATAGTGGACTCCCTAAAGGGATTTGAGGCAGGGGCCAAATATGTAAACCCCAACGTAAAGGTCCTGACGGGCTATACCGAGTCCTGGACGGACATCCCCAAGGGTAAAGAGATGGCCCTGGCCATGATAGAGCAGGGCGCCGATGTGGTGACCTGCAACGCCAACCAGGTGGGCCTGGGTGTCATCGACGCGGCCAAACAGAAGAACATCAAAGCCATAGGTTATGTCGACGACCAGTACAATGTTGCGCCGGAAACCGTGGTGGTGTCGGCCATCCAGAGCGTCCAGGACATGATGCTCTATATTATCGACCAGGTAATGAAAGGTGACTTCAAACCCGGCCTCTACCTTCTGGGGAGCAAGGAAGGGGCCATAAGGCTCTCCTCCTTCCACGGGCACGAGAAGGATCTGCCCGAGGGCGCCATGAAGAAAATCGAAGAAGTGGTGGCCGCCATTAAGGACGGCTCCCTGAAGGCCCAGGGCATCCTGCCCAAGTCCAGCTTCGAGCAATAG